From the genome of Desulfovibrio sp. JC010, one region includes:
- a CDS encoding TlyA family RNA methyltransferase — MAKKERADQMLFAQGLSESREQAKRMIMAGQAHYLKDGQKLPVTKPGMQLDPDLEIVVKGRDRFVSRGGYKLLTAIEELGLSPEGKVALDAGASTGGFTDCMLQFGAVRVYAADVGYGQLHWKLQQDERVTNLERINLRHAQEDLIPEKVDLVVCDVSFISLTKILPALVRFLKESGEIVCLIKPQFEVGPGQTDKGIVRDKALRQQAVDMIVNFASSELGLQLKGLVPSSIKGPKGNQEYLAYFIR, encoded by the coding sequence GTGGCAAAAAAGGAACGTGCGGACCAGATGCTCTTTGCTCAGGGACTTTCCGAGAGCCGAGAGCAGGCCAAACGCATGATCATGGCCGGACAGGCCCACTACCTCAAGGACGGACAGAAGCTCCCGGTAACCAAGCCGGGAATGCAACTGGACCCTGATCTTGAGATTGTAGTCAAAGGACGCGACCGCTTTGTCAGCCGGGGCGGCTATAAGCTGCTTACAGCTATTGAAGAACTGGGACTCAGTCCAGAAGGCAAGGTTGCGCTGGATGCCGGAGCATCCACCGGAGGTTTTACCGACTGCATGCTTCAGTTCGGGGCAGTGCGGGTCTATGCCGCAGATGTGGGATATGGTCAGCTGCACTGGAAATTGCAGCAGGATGAACGGGTTACCAATCTTGAACGCATCAATCTGCGTCATGCGCAAGAAGACCTGATTCCTGAAAAAGTAGATCTGGTGGTCTGTGATGTTTCTTTTATCTCACTAACCAAAATACTCCCTGCACTGGTCCGTTTTCTTAAGGAAAGCGGGGAAATCGTCTGTTTGATCAAACCGCAATTTGAAGTCGGTCCCGGACAGACTGATAAAGGAATTGTCCGAGACAAAGCTCTCAGACAGCAGGCAGTTGATATGATTGTAAACTTCGCTTCTTCTGAACTGGGCTTGCAACTTAAGGGGCTTGTCCCTTCCAGCATTAAGGGACCTAAAGGTAATCAGGAATACCTTGCGTATTTTATCCGCTGA
- a CDS encoding OmpP1/FadL family transporter: MRTKFTTCFSLLIILMGLAIVPGFSSKAEAAGFALYEWGARGNALGGAMVAKADDPSAIAWNPAGITQLEGTHISAGVAMIAPKMNLTTTVNGVSTKNAMTENVFFVPNSYITHQINDNVWLGVGMFTRFGLGTEFDENWDGRYASYNTAIESYSFNPNLAYKFNDYISFAAGIEIMKVRADLRKKIDSTGASNPATDVDQRLRVDGFTPGFNAAIHVTPNEQWSLGLSWRSKMNHRATGSASYTMPNNAAPPANRFNDSDVSMNMNTPHMIFGGVEYKPMKNLSIEFDAIYSMWSDYSAIDYYFDKSTAIGVNNYTADKKWNDVWRFEVGVEYLPIEDLALRAGYFYDQSPIPDSYVDYMLPTNDRQNVSLGVGWKYKSFSVDAAYNYMWMADRNIEARPADNIVATEIRNSRTHIVSLDMGFEF; this comes from the coding sequence ATGAGGACCAAATTTACAACATGTTTCAGCCTGCTGATCATTTTAATGGGGTTGGCAATAGTCCCCGGCTTCAGCAGCAAGGCTGAAGCGGCAGGCTTTGCTCTCTACGAGTGGGGAGCTCGCGGAAACGCGCTTGGCGGTGCCATGGTAGCAAAAGCTGACGATCCGTCCGCCATTGCATGGAACCCGGCAGGTATTACCCAATTGGAAGGCACACACATCTCCGCCGGTGTGGCGATGATCGCACCCAAGATGAATCTGACCACAACTGTCAATGGTGTCTCTACCAAAAACGCCATGACTGAGAACGTGTTTTTCGTACCCAACTCTTATATTACCCACCAGATCAACGACAATGTCTGGCTGGGCGTGGGGATGTTTACACGTTTCGGTCTCGGTACTGAATTTGATGAAAATTGGGATGGTCGTTACGCATCCTACAATACAGCGATTGAAAGTTATTCTTTCAACCCCAACCTCGCCTACAAATTCAACGATTACATTTCCTTTGCCGCCGGTATCGAAATCATGAAAGTACGTGCCGATCTCCGGAAAAAAATCGACTCAACAGGAGCAAGCAACCCCGCTACAGATGTAGACCAACGCCTCAGGGTAGACGGATTCACTCCCGGTTTTAACGCCGCTATCCATGTTACTCCCAATGAACAATGGTCTCTAGGACTTTCCTGGCGCAGCAAAATGAACCACAGAGCAACCGGTTCTGCAAGCTATACAATGCCCAACAATGCTGCCCCACCGGCCAACAGATTTAATGACAGTGATGTTTCCATGAATATGAACACCCCGCATATGATCTTCGGTGGTGTCGAATATAAGCCCATGAAAAATCTCAGTATCGAATTTGATGCTATTTACTCCATGTGGAGTGACTACAGTGCCATTGATTACTATTTTGATAAAAGCACCGCTATCGGCGTCAACAATTATACTGCTGATAAAAAATGGAACGATGTCTGGAGATTTGAAGTGGGTGTTGAATACCTGCCCATAGAAGACCTCGCTCTCCGGGCCGGTTACTTTTACGACCAGTCCCCCATTCCAGACAGCTATGTCGACTACATGCTGCCTACCAACGACCGTCAGAACGTGTCTTTGGGTGTTGGCTGGAAGTACAAAAGTTTCTCTGTTGATGCTGCCTACAACTACATGTGGATGGCGGATCGAAACATTGAAGCCAGACCTGCTGACAATATTGTCGCTACAGAAATCAGAAACTCCCGCACACACATTGTAAGTTTGGACATGGGATTTGAATTTTAA
- a CDS encoding DUF4139 domain-containing protein, whose protein sequence is MTLIVVALFCASALAASERVVFYPSGADFSSKVKADIKKDVNGNYVMFTLSGQAVPDTFTIASLTKGVAINDVAWARSDLSRSPAAFELGKKIDQLKFKRDAVISRKQAVDGGITFWNERGSRQQIKPSDLGNIAGQVVSNLSKLYTESAKLKVKINELQELINDLKRQLKEMSGGGKLVWNVKVSVAAKGAKRADFKIGYMLRNCGWIPKYKLDAYPSAGKIKFTFEAEIRQGSGMDFKNCDIALATVKKRSRISPPNLGRWVIEPRPEPEPERYVMEEAVMSMDAASMPRVGAGRNMAKRAAPRRVSKATYSLWEMGRKTIPAGSTRKYAVESETWKSNFSFIARPSLTPDVFVSAKTKLAAAKDYPAGSALMFMEGTMIGKRKFSFSGKEKKMFFGSDPMLKVERKILEKKSGEQGMFSSKQTYSWKYGIELESSRTRPVKVLVQEPAPVSGDKRIKLEIITEPKAETKDDNFEWKVEVPAAGKYSVKYSVEMTAPDDMKIDLGIGR, encoded by the coding sequence ATGACTCTGATTGTGGTTGCTCTATTTTGCGCTTCTGCGTTGGCTGCGTCTGAGAGGGTTGTTTTTTATCCTTCCGGAGCGGATTTCAGCAGCAAAGTAAAAGCGGATATTAAAAAGGATGTAAACGGCAATTACGTTATGTTTACCCTTTCCGGACAGGCTGTGCCGGACACGTTCACTATCGCTTCACTCACCAAAGGGGTTGCCATTAATGATGTTGCATGGGCCAGAAGTGATTTGTCGCGTTCTCCGGCTGCTTTTGAGCTGGGCAAGAAGATAGACCAGCTCAAGTTCAAGCGTGACGCGGTCATTTCCCGGAAGCAGGCAGTTGACGGCGGAATCACATTCTGGAATGAGCGTGGCAGCAGGCAGCAGATTAAACCTTCCGATCTGGGTAATATCGCCGGGCAGGTCGTCAGCAATCTTTCCAAACTTTATACAGAGTCTGCAAAGCTTAAGGTTAAGATTAATGAGTTGCAGGAGTTGATTAATGACTTGAAAAGGCAGCTCAAAGAGATGTCCGGCGGTGGCAAGCTGGTCTGGAATGTGAAAGTTTCAGTGGCAGCAAAGGGTGCCAAGCGTGCAGATTTCAAAATAGGCTATATGCTGCGCAATTGCGGCTGGATTCCCAAGTACAAGCTTGATGCCTACCCCAGTGCCGGGAAAATAAAATTCACCTTTGAAGCGGAAATACGGCAGGGCAGCGGCATGGATTTTAAGAATTGTGACATCGCCCTTGCCACTGTGAAGAAACGTTCCAGAATTTCCCCTCCCAATCTTGGTCGCTGGGTGATTGAACCTCGTCCCGAGCCGGAGCCGGAGCGTTATGTCATGGAAGAAGCGGTGATGTCCATGGATGCCGCCTCAATGCCTCGTGTAGGTGCCGGAAGGAATATGGCTAAACGTGCTGCTCCCAGACGGGTAAGCAAGGCTACCTATTCACTTTGGGAAATGGGCCGCAAGACCATTCCGGCTGGCAGCACCAGAAAATATGCAGTGGAAAGCGAAACATGGAAATCGAATTTTTCATTTATCGCTCGTCCTTCCCTTACTCCGGATGTGTTTGTGTCTGCTAAGACCAAACTTGCTGCAGCTAAGGATTATCCCGCTGGATCGGCGTTGATGTTCATGGAAGGAACTATGATCGGCAAGAGAAAATTCTCCTTTTCCGGTAAGGAGAAGAAGATGTTTTTCGGTTCCGATCCCATGCTCAAGGTGGAACGCAAGATTCTTGAGAAAAAGTCCGGTGAGCAGGGCATGTTCAGTTCCAAGCAGACTTACAGTTGGAAATATGGAATCGAGTTGGAGAGCAGCCGTACCCGCCCGGTTAAAGTGTTGGTGCAGGAGCCTGCTCCTGTTTCCGGAGATAAACGCATCAAGCTGGAAATTATTACTGAACCCAAGGCCGAAACCAAAGATGATAACTTTGAGTGGAAGGTGGAAGTTCCGGCAGCAGGTAAATACAGCGTGAAGTATTCTGTAGAAATGACCGCTCCGGATGATATGAAGATTGATCTTGGGATTGGAAGATAA